A genomic window from Lotus japonicus ecotype B-129 chromosome 1, LjGifu_v1.2 includes:
- the LOC130733800 gene encoding glutamate decarboxylase 1-like — MVLSKIASEMDVSIHSTFASRYVRTALPRFKMAEQSIPKEAAYQIINDELMLDGNPRLNLASFVTTWMEPECDKLIMASINKNYVDMDEYPVTTELQNRCVNMIAHLFNAPLGESETAVGVGTVGSSEAIMLAGLAFKRKWQNKRRSEGKPVDNPNIVTGANVQVCWEKFARYFEVELKEVKLSEGYYVMDPEKAVEMVDQNTICVAAILGSTLNGEFEDVKCLNDLLIKKNNETGWDTPIHVDAASGGFIAPFLYPELEWDFRLPLVKSINVSGHKYGLVYAGIGWVIWRSKEDLPEELIFHINYLGADQPTFTLNFSKGSSQVIAQYYQLIRLGHEGYRNVMENCKDNMVVLKEGLDKTGRFDIVSKDEGVPLVAFTLKDHSNFNEFQVSDMLRRYGWIVPAYTMPPDAEHVTVLRVVIREDFSRTLAERLVIDITKVLHELDLLPARVVTSSTVTVIGEEAEDSDGNTVVVAKRSAMETQREITSVWKKFVMENKQKKMNLVC; from the exons ATGGTTCTCTCCAAAATCGCCTCCGAGATGGATGTCTCAATCCATTCAACCTTCGCCTCCCGTTATGTCCGCACCGCACTTCCCAG GTTCAAGATGGCGGAGCAGTCGATCCCAAAGGAAGCGGCATACCAGATCATAAACGACGAGCTGATGCTGGATGGGAATCCGAGGCTGAACCTGGCGTCGTTCGTGACAACTTGGATGGAGCCAGAATGTGACAAGCTCATCATGGCTTCCATTAACAAAAACTATGTCGACATGGATGAATACCCTGTCACCACTGAGCTCCAG AATCGATGTGTTAATATGATAGCTCATCTTTTCAATGCCCCACTTGGAGAATCAGAAACTGCCGTTGGTGTTGGCACGGTGGGGTCTTCAGAGGCCATCATGTTGGCTGGATTGGcattcaagaggaagtggcaaaaCAAAAGGAGAAGTGAAGGCAAACCTGTTGACAATCCCAACATTGTCACTGGTGCCAATGTTCAG GTTTGCTGGGAGAAATTTGCAAGGTACTTTGAGGTGGAGTTGAAAGAGGTTAAGCTGAGTGAAGGTTACTATGTAATGGACCCCGAAAAGGCTGTGGAAATGGTGGATCAGAACACCATTTGTGTTGCTGCTATCCTTGGTTCCACACTAAATGGAGAGTTTGAAGATGTCAAATGCCTAAACGATctcctcataaaaaaaaataacgaaACAGG ATGGGACACTCCTATTCATGTGGATGCAGCAAGTGGTGGATTCATTGCTCCATTTCTCTATCCAGAGCTTGAGTGGGATTTCCGTTTACCACTAGTGAAGAGCATCAATGTTAGTGGACACAAATATGGTCTTGTCTATGCTGGCATTGGTTGGGTCATTTGGAGAAGCAAGGAAGACCTTCCTGAGGAACTCATCTTTCACATTAACTATCTTGGAGCTGATCAACCTACATTCACTCTCAACTTCTCCAAAG GTTCTAGCCAAGTTATTGCTCAGTACTACCAGCTAATTCGTTTGGGTCATGAG GGATACAGAAATGTAATGGAAAACTGCAAAGACAACATGGTGGTACTAAAGGAAGGTCTGGATAAAACAGGTCGCTTTGACATTGTGTCCAAAGATGAGGGTGTGCCATTGGTGGCATTCACTTTGAAGGACCACAGCAACTTCAATGAGTTCCAAGTCTCTGATATGCTGAGGCGCTATGGCTGGATAGTGCCAGCATACACCATGCCCCCAGATGCAGAACATGTTACCGTGCTCCGCGTTGTGATCAGGGAGGACTTTTCCCGCACCCTCGCAGAGCGTCTCGTGATTGACATCACCAAAGTGTTGCATGAGCTGGATCTTCTCCCTGCAAGGGTGGTCACTAGCAGCACTGTTACTGTTATTGGAGAAGAAGCTGAGGACAGTGACGGCAACACAGTGGTGGTTGCTAAGAGGAGTGCTATGGAGACTCAGAGGGAAATCACTTCAGTTTGGAAGAAATTTGTGATGGAGAATaagcagaagaagatgaatctcGTCTGTTAG
- the LOC130733799 gene encoding L-type lectin-domain containing receptor kinase VIII.1, protein MSLASFIHVFFTIFTIFFSVSAVEFDFGTLTLSSLKLLGDAHLTNGTVSLTRDLAVPFSGAGQALYSRPVRFRQPGTNIPASFTTFFSFSVTNLNPSSIGGGLAFVITPDDETVGDAGGYLGLAAGFIAVEFDTLMDVEFKDINGNHVGVDLNSVVSSQAGDLDSIGIDLKSGDTVNAWIEFDGSIQGLNVWVSYSNLKPKEPVLSMNLDMGQYLNDFMYVGFSGSTQGSTETHRVEWWSFSSSFGGTGSGSSPPPPPAVSLMNTTASSVKSPPPSPAPSANSSNEVRKESKSSCHNGLCRQGLGAVAGVVTAGAFVLALFAGSLFWVYSKKMKRVNRSDSLGSEIIKMPKQFSYKELRTATKCFNANRIIGHGAFGTVYKGILPENGDIVAVKRCSHSSQGKNEFLSELSIIGSLRHRNLVRLQGWCHEKGEILLVYDLMPNGSLDKALFEARTPLPWSHRRKILLGVASALAYLHQECENQVIHRDIKTSNIMLDEGFNARLGDFGLARQTEHDKSPDATVAAGTMGYLAPEYLLTGKATEKTDVFSYGAVVLEVASGRRPIEKNAAGAGVEKDRVRSNLVEWVWNLHRDGKLVMAADPRLEGEFDEGEMRRILLVGLACSHPDPLVRPTMRGVVQMLVGEADVPIVPRTRPSTSLSTSHSHLLLSLQDSVSDCDGIITISTSSSENSFNGGDIV, encoded by the coding sequence ATGTCTCTTGCTTCATTCATCCATGTCTTCTTCACAATCTTCACCATCTTCTTCTCTGTTTCTGCTGTCGAATTTGACTTCGGCACATTGACTCTAAGCAGCCTCAAGCTTCTCGGCGATGCCCATTTAACCAACGGCACAGTAAGCCTCACGCGCGACCTCGCCGTACCCTTCTCCGGCGCCGGCCAAGCACTATACTCACGCCCCGTCAGATTCCGGCAACCGGGTACCAACATTCCGGCGAGCTTCACCACCTTCTTCTCATTCTCCGTCACCAACTTGAACCCCTCCTCCATCGGCGGTGGTCTCGCGTTTGTTATCACCCCGGATGATGAAACAGTCGGCGACGCAGGTGGGTACCTCGGCCTCGCCGCCGGCTTCATCGCGGTGGAGTTTGATACCCTTATGGATGTTGAGTTCAAGGATATTAACGGGAACCATGTTGGCGTGGACCTCAACAGTGTGGTTTCGAGTCAAGCTGGTGATTTGGATTCCATTGGGATCGATCTGAAGAGTGGCGACACGGTGAACGCGTGGATCGAGTTCGATGGATCGATTCAGGGGTTGAATGTTTGGGTTTCGTATTCCAATCTGAAACCGAAGGAACCCGTTTTGTCGATGAATCTTGACATGGGTCAGTATCTGAATGATTTCATGTATGTGGGGTTCTCTGGTTCAACGCAGGGTAGTACAGAGACTCACCGCGTGGAGTGGTGGAGCTTCAGCTCGTCATTCGGTGGAACAGGGTCAGGATCCTCGCCGCCGCCGCCTCCGGCGGTGAGTTTGATGAATACGACGGCGAGTTCTGTGAAGTCGCCGCCTCCTTCTCCGGCTCCGTCAGCAAATTCATCGAATGAGGTACGGAAGGAGAGCAAATCGTCTTGCCACAATGGGCTCTGCAGGCAAGGTTTGGGAGCGGTTGCTGGGGTTGTTACTGCAGGGGCTTTCGTTTTGGCTTTGTTTGCAGGGTCGTTGTTTTGGGTTTATTctaagaagatgaagagagttAACCGTTCTGATTCTCTAGGATCGGAGATCATCAAAATGCCAAAGCAGTTTAGCTACAAGGAGCTCAGGACTGCTACCAAGTGCTTCAATGCGAATAGGATAATCGGTCACGGTGCGTTTGGGACTGTTTACAAGGGGATTTTGCCTGAGAATGGGGACATTGTTGCTGTGAAAAGATGCAGCCATAGTAGTCAGGGTAAGAATGAGTTTCTATCTGAGTTATCCATAATTGGAAGCCTTAGACATCGGAACCTTGTTCGTCTTCAAGGATGGTGCCATGAGAAAGGCGAGATTTTGCTGGTGTATGATTTGATGCCTAATGGGAGTTTAGACAAGGCTTTGTTTGAGGCGAGAACGCCTCTTCCTTGGTCTCACAGGCGCAAGATTTTGCTAGGCGTGGCTTCTGCATTGGCCTATTTGCATCAAGAGTGTGAGAATCAGGTGATTCACAGAGATATCAAGACTAGTAACATAATGTTAGATGAAGGGTTCAATGCCCGTTTGGGGGATTTTGGATTGGCGAGGCAAACGGAGCACGACAAGTCTCCGGACGCGACGGTGGCGGCTGGAACAATGGGGTACCTGGCGCCTGAGTATCTCCTTACAGGTAAAGCTACGGAGAAGACCGATGTGTTCAGTTATGGCGCGGTGGTGCTTGAGGTTGCCAGTGGGAGAAGGCCTATAGAGAAAAATGCTGCTGGAGCTGGGGTTGAGAAAGATAGGGTGAGAAGTAATTTGGTTGAATGGGTTTGGAATTTGCACAGGGATGGGAAATTGGTAATGGCAGCTGATCCAAGGCTTGAGGGTGAGTTTGATGAGGGGGAAATGAGAAGGATCCTCTTGGTTGGTTTAGCTTGCTCTCATCCTGATCCATTGGTAAGACCTACTATGAGGGGTGTGGTTCAAATGCTGGTGGGTGAGGCTGATGTGCCTATTGTACCAAGAACCAGACCATCTACAAGTTTGAGTACTTCACACTCTCACCTCTTACTGAGCTTGCAAGATAGTGTCTCTGACTGTGATGGTATAATCACCATCTCTACCTCTTCATCAGAGAACAGCTTCAATGGTGGAGATATAGTCTGA